In a genomic window of Styela clava chromosome 11, kaStyClav1.hap1.2, whole genome shotgun sequence:
- the LOC120346909 gene encoding protein dpy-30 homolog has protein sequence MADEVTTPVTEPMQAETTPAQEGGSQTADPSPAVAVQNTVKAEKDAAGKTPKMVELQSLPTRAYLDQTVVPILLSGLATLAKERPPNPVEYLAAYLLKNKDEFKPGPPKEQ, from the coding sequence ATGGCAGACGAAGTAACAACTCCAGTAACAGAACCAATGCAGGCTGAAACGACACCTGCTCAGGAAGGAGGTTCCCAAACAGCTGATCCAAGTCCAGCTGTTGCGGTTCAAAACACTGTAAAAGCAGAAAAGGATGCTGCTGGAAAAACACCAAAAATGGTGGAATTACAATCGCTCCCAACAAGAGCTTATCTCGATCAAACAGTGGTTCCAATTCTTCTATCAGGCCTTGCAACGCTCGCTAAAGAACGCCCACCAAATCCTGTTGAATACTTAGCAGCATATCtgttaaaaaataaagatgaattCAAGCCTGGACCTCCGAAGGAACAATAA
- the LOC120347457 gene encoding haloacid dehalogenase-like hydrolase domain-containing protein 3, giving the protein MSLIRLITFDVTGTLLKVTNPVGKQYSQAAEKFMGIKFDENSMQECFWKYYRQQMKRYPMFGSQHNMTSEQWWFSVFTNCIKGSKQLNTMKTFKNSDAQLQKAFEDVYYNFKWTVYPGAKDTLKSLKSMRTEKYGPMKLAAVSNSDERTPTILKETNLLEYFDCVVSSVEARCEKPNPRIFDYTLKKLNLTDIDKNQILHVGNMYEKDYIAAINAGMQALLLRDESNENEKVFHKEHIIHELSEVVMFVGRNNKEFTS; this is encoded by the coding sequence ATGAGTCTTATAAGATTAATCACCTTTGATGTTACTGGAACTCTGTTGAAAGTTACCAACCCTGTTGGGAAACAGTATTCCCAAGCTGCTGAGAAATTTATGGGGATAAAATTTGATGAGAATTCGATGCAAGAATGTTTCTGGAAATATTATCGACAACAAATGAAACGATATCCCATGTTTGGTTCACAGCACAACATGACTTCAGAACAATGGTGGTTTTCTGTTTTCACAAACTGTATTAAAGGTAGTAAGCAGTTAAACACTAtgaaaacttttaaaaattcagATGCACAACTTCAAAAAGCGTTCGAAGATGTGTATTACAATTTTAAATGGACTGTTTATCCAGGAGCAAAAGATACATTAAAAAGTTTGAAGTCAATGAGAACAGAAAAGTATGGTCCAATGAAACTTGCAGCTGTTTCAAATAGTGATGAGAGAACTCCTACGATTTTGAAAGAAACAAATCTTTTAGAATATTTTGATTGTGTCGTAAGCTCGGTTGAAGCAAGATGTGAAAAGCCAAACCCAAGAATATTTGATTacactttgaaaaaattgaacttaacggatattgataaaaatcaaattcTACATGTTGGGAACATGTATGAAAAAGATTATATTGCTGCAATAAATGCTGGAATGCAGGCTTTGCTTCTGAGAGACGAATCTAATGAAAATGAGAAAGTTTTTCACAAAGAGCACATCATTCATGAATTAAGCGAAGTTGTAATGTTTGTTGGGCGCAACAACAAGGAATTTACCTCTTAA
- the LOC120347273 gene encoding uncharacterized protein LOC120347273 — MAKDPHEAVDFSPAWLNFNNSNKKKSSEKSSGNHLSSQSSISPSIKTSQESVYRTNSLGLRSSGSPSRTSGHPWGQHTPSPRTVSRHQSVDLTHSYLDSKNDHFNQSPNREHKSAFTKSGTFSPTLPPNKKQFSANPWTRNGCTSVIDADFPSLSDIEVSDQKKSNNGSPSRSSSTAVVNMWQKPLVMKNKVTDTSPSSPNSNQKSTTSIYKTLVPKAAVSHQKQPYRRTMSVPLNFPTKNSADLSGDFISNGNKRELGTLTRTNQSSSSNISPQQPRQEVQTKSSAVDIGVVSGHKKHRKGKNHFLKALRQTDGEVDDSAGRSNYHLKSEVSSTIEEEQPQAVTNQENETHKNMDTNGKQTQTVLAHDDFVLSSSLEAEHRLLREMGWKCSDEQTMEEDAPLTEDEIKEFQMRCNGILSTSGVKQKEKALQNAFSGWKFPGIRKQQADADIENNNTSFLLLLEDNAFPQDDDNLSDNEF, encoded by the exons ATGGCAAAAGATCCTCACGAAGCTGTAGATTTTTCTCCAGCTTGGCTTAACTTTAATAACAGCAATAAAAAG AAATCATCTGAAAAATCTTCAGGAAACCATCTATCCTCTCAGTCTTCAATCAGTCCGTCTATTAAAACCTCCCAGGAATCCGTTTATCGGACAAATTCACTTGGTCTGAGATCGAGTGGAAGTCCTTCCCGAACTTCAGGTCATCCATGGGGTCAACACACCCCCTCACCACGAACAGTGTCTCGTCATCAATCTGTGGATCTCACTCATAGCTACCTGGATTCTAAGAATG ATCATTTTAACCAGAGTCCAAACAGAGAACACAAATCAGCATTTACAAAATCAGGAACATTTTCACCAACATTGCCCCCAAACAAGAAACAATTCAG TGCAAATCCATGGACAAGAAATGGCTGCACATCAGTCATAGATGCAGATTTTCCATCTTTATCTGACATTGAAGTTTCTGATCAGAAGAAATCTAACAATGGTTCACCAAGCCGGTCATCCTCTACCGCAGTTGTCAATATGTGGC aaaaacCATTGGTGATGAAAAACAAAGTAACAGACACATCTCCATCAAGTCCAAATTCCAATCAGAAATCAACAACAAGTATTTATAAGACATTGGTTCCTAAGGCGGCTGTGTCCCATCAAAAg CAACCATACCGCCGTACTATGAGTGTTCCCCTCAACTTTCCAACGAAAAATTCTGCTGACTTGAGCGgagattttatttcaaatggaAACAAAAGAGAGCTTGGTACTCTTACCCGAACTAACCAG TCTTCATCAAGTAATATCTCTCCTCAGCAACCAAGACAAGAAGTTCAGACTAAATCTTCAGCTGTTGATATAGGTGTTGTTAGTGGACACAAAAAGCACAGAAAAG GCAAAAACCACTTTTTAAAAGCATTACGTCAGACTGATGGTGAAGTTGATGATTCTGCGGGCAGAAGCAACTATCACTTGAAGTCAGAGGTTTCATCTACCATAGAAGAAGAACAACCACAAGCTGTTACTAATCAAGAGAACGAAACTCACAAGAATATGGATACAAATGGCAAACAAACACAGACGGTTTTAGCTCATGatgattttgttttatcaagTTCATTAGAGGCAGAACATAG ACTTCTACGTGAAATGGGATGGAAATGTTCAGATGAGCAAACCATGGAAGAAGATGCTCCTTTGACAGAAGATGAAATAAAAGAATTTCAAATGAGGTGCAATGGTATTCTGTCAACTTCTGGTGTAAAACAAAAGGAGAAAGCACTACAGAATGCTTTCTCTGGATGGAAATTTCCAGGAATTCGTAAGCAACAAGCAGACGCTGATATTGAAAACAACAACACTTCGTTTCTACTTTTGCTTGAAGATAACGCCTTCCCCCAAGATGATGATAATCTCTCCGATAAtgagttttaa